From Oryzias melastigma strain HK-1 linkage group LG15, ASM292280v2, whole genome shotgun sequence, one genomic window encodes:
- the LOC112162193 gene encoding uncharacterized protein LOC112162193 isoform X3, protein MGQLLSSAEEDALASVLYEAMLEAGAVPDLRVVHPLLLANQEESFASQVGLVEQLQQDLIGRLSTFSDEPRLAGLLGLMITMVMDMVYTSSKHSSGGKGKSSSSQQRIWELQEVMEEHLKRCRINLTDKNRLIQDFLRLEAQFSLILTQLKTCLLGGDCASSSLRHWASGAVFHTQMLIHLARLEGKAEPFSARAALEQYREDLAQIIPAYRRYKSKTISVIKCRGGLVAQSDSSCEVHEDGALTGLTVMDKETGSSVTVPLSLLEAKTGPDQITPQVNLDLITSDQYAQAYLDRLFSDGGPVSELERFFVKACAKLQSTELVGKQAEGVPLKENAEGRREKQPKSVTKVENSEESSQTDTSLKLSIIETQPQQSLDQRPDESANTKNTKNE, encoded by the exons ATGGGCCAGCTGCTGTCATCAGCAGAAGAGGATGCGCTTGCTTCCGTCCTCTATGAAGCTATGCTGGAAGCCGGCGCCGTACCTGACCTCAGAGTCGTCCATCCTCTCCTGTTAGCCAATCAGGAGGAGAGCTTTGCCTCCCAGGTTGGCCTCGTGGAACAGCTCCAGCAG GATCTAATTGGCCGACTCTCGACCTTCTCGGATGAGCCTCGCCTGGCGGGCCTGTTGGGATTGATGATCACCATGGTGATGGATATGGTCTACACGTCTTCCAAACACTCATCAGGAGGAAAAGGGAAGTCATCATCATCTCAG CAGAGAATCTGGGAGCTCcaggaggtgatggaggagcACCTGAAGCGCTGCCGGATCAACCTGACCGATAAGAACAGGCTTATCCAGGACTTCCTCCGACTCGAGGCCCAGTTCAGCCTCATCCTCACCCAGCTGAAGACCTGCCTCCTTGGGGGGGATTGTGCTTCGAG TTCTCTGAGGCACTGGGCCAGCGGAGCCGTCTTTCACACCCAGATGCTGATTCATCTGGCTCGCCTGGAAGGCAAGGCTGAGCCTTTCTCTGCAAGGGCGGCGCTGGAGCAGTACAGGGAGGACCTAGCACAGATCATACCTGCGTACAG GCGGTACAAATCTAAAACGATCAGTGTGATCAAATGTAGAGGAGGACTTGTAGCCCAGTCCGACTCCTCCTGTGAGGTCCATGAAGACGGAGCTTTGACTGGACTCACTGTGATGGATAAAGAAACGGGAAGCAGCGTGACCGTCCCTCTCTCCCTCCTGGAGGCAAAAACAG GACCGGATCAGATCACTCCCCAGGTGAACCTGGACCTCATCACCTCAGATCAGTACGCTCAGGCGTACCTGGACCGCCTCTTCTCCGATGGGGGACCCGTGTCGGAGCTGGAACGCTTTTTCGTAAAAGCGTGTGCTAAACTGCAGAGCACCGAGCTCGTGGGTAAACAAGCTGAAGGAGTTCCTCTGAAAGAAAACGCAGAGGGAAGAAGAGAGAAGCAGCCAAAGAGTGTGACGAAAGTGGAAAACTCAGAGGAGTCCAGCCAAACGGATACCAGCTTGAAACTGAGTATTATTGAGACGCAACCTCAGCAAAGCCTCGATCAAAGACCTGATGAGTcagcaaatacaaaaaacactaaaaatgaataa
- the LOC112162193 gene encoding uncharacterized protein LOC112162193 isoform X2 — MGQLLSSAEEDALASVLYEAMLEAGAVPDLRVVHPLLLANQEESFASQVGLVEQLQQLQGSIEHRAPSYLKDLIGRLSTFSDEPRLAGLLGLMITMVMDMVYTSSKHSSGGKGKSSSSQRIWELQEVMEEHLKRCRINLTDKNRLIQDFLRLEAQFSLILTQLKTCLLGGDCASSSLRHWASGAVFHTQMLIHLARLEGKAEPFSARAALEQYREDLAQIIPAYRRYKSKTISVIKCRGGLVAQSDSSCEVHEDGALTGLTVMDKETGSSVTVPLSLLEAKTGPDQITPQVNLDLITSDQYAQAYLDRLFSDGGPVSELERFFVKACAKLQSTELVGKQAEGVPLKENAEGRREKQPKSVTKVENSEESSQTDTSLKLSIIETQPQQSLDQRPDESANTKNTKNE, encoded by the exons ATGGGCCAGCTGCTGTCATCAGCAGAAGAGGATGCGCTTGCTTCCGTCCTCTATGAAGCTATGCTGGAAGCCGGCGCCGTACCTGACCTCAGAGTCGTCCATCCTCTCCTGTTAGCCAATCAGGAGGAGAGCTTTGCCTCCCAGGTTGGCCTCGTGGAACAGCTCCAGCAG TTGCAGGGCTCTATTGAGCATCGTGCCCCCTCCTACTTGAAGGATCTAATTGGCCGACTCTCGACCTTCTCGGATGAGCCTCGCCTGGCGGGCCTGTTGGGATTGATGATCACCATGGTGATGGATATGGTCTACACGTCTTCCAAACACTCATCAGGAGGAAAAGGGAAGTCATCATCATCTCAG AGAATCTGGGAGCTCcaggaggtgatggaggagcACCTGAAGCGCTGCCGGATCAACCTGACCGATAAGAACAGGCTTATCCAGGACTTCCTCCGACTCGAGGCCCAGTTCAGCCTCATCCTCACCCAGCTGAAGACCTGCCTCCTTGGGGGGGATTGTGCTTCGAG TTCTCTGAGGCACTGGGCCAGCGGAGCCGTCTTTCACACCCAGATGCTGATTCATCTGGCTCGCCTGGAAGGCAAGGCTGAGCCTTTCTCTGCAAGGGCGGCGCTGGAGCAGTACAGGGAGGACCTAGCACAGATCATACCTGCGTACAG GCGGTACAAATCTAAAACGATCAGTGTGATCAAATGTAGAGGAGGACTTGTAGCCCAGTCCGACTCCTCCTGTGAGGTCCATGAAGACGGAGCTTTGACTGGACTCACTGTGATGGATAAAGAAACGGGAAGCAGCGTGACCGTCCCTCTCTCCCTCCTGGAGGCAAAAACAG GACCGGATCAGATCACTCCCCAGGTGAACCTGGACCTCATCACCTCAGATCAGTACGCTCAGGCGTACCTGGACCGCCTCTTCTCCGATGGGGGACCCGTGTCGGAGCTGGAACGCTTTTTCGTAAAAGCGTGTGCTAAACTGCAGAGCACCGAGCTCGTGGGTAAACAAGCTGAAGGAGTTCCTCTGAAAGAAAACGCAGAGGGAAGAAGAGAGAAGCAGCCAAAGAGTGTGACGAAAGTGGAAAACTCAGAGGAGTCCAGCCAAACGGATACCAGCTTGAAACTGAGTATTATTGAGACGCAACCTCAGCAAAGCCTCGATCAAAGACCTGATGAGTcagcaaatacaaaaaacactaaaaatgaataa
- the LOC112162193 gene encoding uncharacterized protein LOC112162193 isoform X1: MGQLLSSAEEDALASVLYEAMLEAGAVPDLRVVHPLLLANQEESFASQVGLVEQLQQLQGSIEHRAPSYLKDLIGRLSTFSDEPRLAGLLGLMITMVMDMVYTSSKHSSGGKGKSSSSQQRIWELQEVMEEHLKRCRINLTDKNRLIQDFLRLEAQFSLILTQLKTCLLGGDCASSSLRHWASGAVFHTQMLIHLARLEGKAEPFSARAALEQYREDLAQIIPAYRRYKSKTISVIKCRGGLVAQSDSSCEVHEDGALTGLTVMDKETGSSVTVPLSLLEAKTGPDQITPQVNLDLITSDQYAQAYLDRLFSDGGPVSELERFFVKACAKLQSTELVGKQAEGVPLKENAEGRREKQPKSVTKVENSEESSQTDTSLKLSIIETQPQQSLDQRPDESANTKNTKNE; encoded by the exons ATGGGCCAGCTGCTGTCATCAGCAGAAGAGGATGCGCTTGCTTCCGTCCTCTATGAAGCTATGCTGGAAGCCGGCGCCGTACCTGACCTCAGAGTCGTCCATCCTCTCCTGTTAGCCAATCAGGAGGAGAGCTTTGCCTCCCAGGTTGGCCTCGTGGAACAGCTCCAGCAG TTGCAGGGCTCTATTGAGCATCGTGCCCCCTCCTACTTGAAGGATCTAATTGGCCGACTCTCGACCTTCTCGGATGAGCCTCGCCTGGCGGGCCTGTTGGGATTGATGATCACCATGGTGATGGATATGGTCTACACGTCTTCCAAACACTCATCAGGAGGAAAAGGGAAGTCATCATCATCTCAG CAGAGAATCTGGGAGCTCcaggaggtgatggaggagcACCTGAAGCGCTGCCGGATCAACCTGACCGATAAGAACAGGCTTATCCAGGACTTCCTCCGACTCGAGGCCCAGTTCAGCCTCATCCTCACCCAGCTGAAGACCTGCCTCCTTGGGGGGGATTGTGCTTCGAG TTCTCTGAGGCACTGGGCCAGCGGAGCCGTCTTTCACACCCAGATGCTGATTCATCTGGCTCGCCTGGAAGGCAAGGCTGAGCCTTTCTCTGCAAGGGCGGCGCTGGAGCAGTACAGGGAGGACCTAGCACAGATCATACCTGCGTACAG GCGGTACAAATCTAAAACGATCAGTGTGATCAAATGTAGAGGAGGACTTGTAGCCCAGTCCGACTCCTCCTGTGAGGTCCATGAAGACGGAGCTTTGACTGGACTCACTGTGATGGATAAAGAAACGGGAAGCAGCGTGACCGTCCCTCTCTCCCTCCTGGAGGCAAAAACAG GACCGGATCAGATCACTCCCCAGGTGAACCTGGACCTCATCACCTCAGATCAGTACGCTCAGGCGTACCTGGACCGCCTCTTCTCCGATGGGGGACCCGTGTCGGAGCTGGAACGCTTTTTCGTAAAAGCGTGTGCTAAACTGCAGAGCACCGAGCTCGTGGGTAAACAAGCTGAAGGAGTTCCTCTGAAAGAAAACGCAGAGGGAAGAAGAGAGAAGCAGCCAAAGAGTGTGACGAAAGTGGAAAACTCAGAGGAGTCCAGCCAAACGGATACCAGCTTGAAACTGAGTATTATTGAGACGCAACCTCAGCAAAGCCTCGATCAAAGACCTGATGAGTcagcaaatacaaaaaacactaaaaatgaataa